A section of the Salvelinus fontinalis isolate EN_2023a chromosome 33, ASM2944872v1, whole genome shotgun sequence genome encodes:
- the LOC129832243 gene encoding ribosome biogenesis protein NOP53-like, translating to MAAVKRLKRVAALQPGFISFKSSAESDDLNSGRRKRVNKNKKKNWNKHSDIQDVEEFLDDVRLQERATGGLVSEKPDDTLFFVDIGEQKKGVQPEVQERKKGKKSNSRPLRIDLILQHDSLVPPPKDVLAHQQPNAKKLRRIAENAEKLAAMGVLPRRQKRLLSRRPATKTSKAKTAANNFPDRPYYDLWGGEAEETADPYYLEQTGKSRVKRPEKLNAKPSILPAVEVIAPGGSYNPDFFSHQALLLEAHEVEVKREKAELRIERQLAVKQEDTATEETVFQEQVEGLVEEEEDEEEEEEDVSIRGGLQQEKKTEKERKRERADKIKTQQKQAARAFTDKKQQLFQLRSIQATLKRREQRTRDRVAQRKANQEAEKSMPRRLGRLKFQAQDLEIQLSDEIPGSLRTLKPEGSVLKDRFKSMQKRNMIEPRERAKFKRRHKVKYVEKRAFKEIT from the exons ATGGCGGCGGTTAAGAGACTCAAACGCGTGGCAGCGTTGCAGCCAGGATTCATATCTTTTAAATCGTCGGCCGAATCAGATGACTTGAACAGTGGCCGGAGAAAGCGtgtgaataagaataagaaaaagAATTGGAACAAACACAGTGATATTCAAGATGTTGAAGAATTTTTGGATGACGTGAGACTTCAGGAAAGAGCTACAGG AGGACTGGTATCTGAGAAGCCAGATGATACCCTGTTCTTTGTGGACATCGGAGAGCAGAAAAAAGGTGTCCAGCCAG AAGTccaagagagaaagaaggggaagAAGTCAAATTCACGGCCCCTGAGGATAGACCTGATCCTGCAGCATGACTCCCTTGTCCCTCCGCCTAAAGA TGTTTTGGCCCACCAGCAACCAAACGCAAAGAAACTCCGCCGCATTGCAGAGAATGCCGAGAAATTGGCGGCCATGGGTGTGTTGCCACGGAGACAGAAACGTCTCTTGAGCCGCAGACCGGCAACTAAAACGTCAAAGGCAAAGACGGCAGCCAACAACTTCCCAGACAGACCCTATTATGACTTGTGGGGAGGAGAGG CCGAAGAGACAGCAGATCCTTACTACCTTGAGCAAACAGGGAAAAGTCGTGTGAAG CGACCAGAGAAGCTCAACGCAAAGCCCTCTATTCTCCCGGCAGTGGAGGTCATAGCCCCTGGAGGCTCCTACAACCCAGACTTCTTCTCCCATCAG GCCTTGTTACTAGAGGCCCATGAGGTGGAGGTGAAGAGGGAGAAAGCTGAGCTGAGAATAGAGAGACAGCTGGCTGTCAAACAAGAAGATACTGCCACTGAG GAGACAGTCTTCCAGGAACAAGTGGAAGGGCtagtggaagaggaggaagatgaggaggaggaggaagaggatgtttCTATTCGTGGCGGCTTGCAGcaggagaaaaagacagagaaagaaaggaagagggagcgagctgacaagataaag ACACAACAGAAGCAGGCGGCAAGGGCGTTCACTGACAAGAAGCAGCAGCTCTTCCAGCTGCGCTCCATCCAGGCGACCCTGAAGAGGCGGGAGCAGCGGACCAGAGATAGGGTGGCCCAGCGGAAGGCCAACCAGGAGGCAGagaagtccatgccccgacgtcTCGGCAGACTCAA GTTCCAGGCTCAGGATCTAGAGATCCAGCTGAGTGATGAGATTCCTGGATCCCTGCGGACACTCAAg CCAGAGGGTAGTGTCCTCAAGGACCGCTTCAAGAGTATGCAGAAGAGGAACATGATTGAGCCCAGAGAACGAGCCAA GTTCAAGAGGAGACACAAGGTGAAGTATGTTGAGAAGAGGGCCTTCAAGGAGATCACCTAG